The Gammaproteobacteria bacterium genome has a segment encoding these proteins:
- a CDS encoding transglutaminase-like cysteine peptidase produces the protein MSQFRRGAARVLLLLAFCPMVAAAFPANLFGYRQAAQENLADFPQWLNALERQLRDNLRDGDCDERRLNRCHMRRWLAFLDRIRALPVAEQLREVNRYANEKDYILDLENYGIEDYWAIPREFFANGGDCEDFAITKYFSLRWLGYPQDEMRIVVVQDTNLAVPHAVLAVGSGADILVLDNQVPGVLGHRQVVHYAPVYSINERGWWIHTPGNRGSRS, from the coding sequence ATGTCGCAGTTCCGCCGGGGTGCGGCCCGGGTACTCCTGCTGCTTGCGTTCTGTCCGATGGTCGCCGCTGCATTTCCTGCGAACCTGTTCGGCTACCGCCAGGCCGCGCAGGAAAACCTCGCCGACTTTCCACAATGGCTCAACGCCCTCGAGCGGCAACTGCGCGACAACCTGCGCGATGGTGATTGCGATGAGCGGCGCCTCAATCGCTGTCACATGAGGCGCTGGCTCGCGTTTCTCGACCGCATCCGGGCGCTGCCGGTGGCCGAGCAACTGCGCGAGGTGAATCGCTACGCCAACGAGAAGGATTACATCCTCGATCTGGAGAACTACGGCATCGAGGACTACTGGGCGATTCCCAGGGAGTTTTTCGCGAACGGCGGCGATTGCGAGGACTTCGCGATCACCAAGTACTTCTCCTTGCGCTGGCTCGGGTATCCGCAGGACGAGATGCGTATCGTCGTGGTGCAGGACACGAACCTCGCCGTGCCCCATGCGGTGCTGGCGGTCGGCAGTGGCGCCGACATACTGGTGCTCGACAACCAGGTGCCCGGCGTGCTCGGGCACCGGCAGGTGGTGCACTACGCGCCGGTCTATTCGATCAACGAGCGCGGCTGGTGGATCCACACGCCGGGCAACCGGGGTTCGCGTTCGTGA